The Candidatus Scalindua japonica genome contains a region encoding:
- a CDS encoding J domain-containing protein, protein MINYYQVLHVREGSDRDEIKNSFRKLVKKYHPDKNKTNGFSSEDKIKLLIKAYKTLTDSEKRVHYDNLLQNENIRDFYYNERVEVEREKNKYDLKAQAKIVLNDLLNKNGHQAVRNYERLKEENKNFKLLNFLDIKDYLDCKFLLAEEYEEQGNYEMAFELYEYVYQNEDGNPARKLLLEEIKDRIIRLSCKKLAKLVPPDKAITYLTRVINLKVSKNEKAFVYKKIADIYATSGEWDNALTSFNTAMSFCPNLKGTQTLKNKLNKHFSQEHYFI, encoded by the coding sequence TTGATTAACTACTATCAAGTTTTACATGTACGGGAGGGTTCAGATAGAGATGAAATCAAAAACTCATTTAGAAAACTTGTAAAGAAATACCATCCGGACAAAAACAAGACAAACGGTTTCTCTTCGGAAGATAAAATCAAATTACTGATCAAAGCTTATAAAACCCTGACCGACTCGGAGAAAAGAGTCCATTACGATAATCTCCTGCAAAATGAAAATATTAGAGATTTTTACTACAATGAAAGAGTTGAAGTAGAAAGAGAGAAGAACAAATATGATTTGAAGGCCCAGGCAAAAATTGTCTTAAATGACCTCCTAAATAAAAATGGACACCAGGCAGTCAGAAACTATGAACGTTTAAAAGAAGAAAACAAAAACTTTAAACTACTGAATTTTTTAGATATAAAGGATTATCTTGATTGCAAATTTCTCCTTGCTGAAGAGTACGAAGAACAGGGGAATTATGAGATGGCCTTTGAGTTGTATGAGTATGTTTATCAGAATGAAGATGGCAATCCCGCACGTAAGCTTTTACTGGAGGAAATCAAAGACAGGATTATTCGCCTGTCTTGTAAAAAGCTCGCTAAACTTGTACCGCCGGATAAGGCAATAACTTACCTGACAAGAGTTATAAATTTGAAAGTAAGTAAAAACGAAAAAGCCTTCGTATACAAAAAAATTGCTGATATTTATGCAACTTCAGGTGAATGGGATAATGCATTGACAAGTTTCAATACGGCAATGTCATTTTGCCCAAATCTAAAAGGCACTCAAACGTTAAAAAATAAACTAAATAAACATTTTTCGCAAGAACACTATTTCATTTAA